The Flavobacterium sp. 1 genome contains the following window.
AAACATAGATTTTATTGCGCCCTTTTCCGTAAGAATAAATAAGATACGATTTACCGTCATCGTCAGTAAATACGGTTTGATCACCAGTATTTGTTGTGCCAATTAGAGGCTGCATATTAATTTTTTGATACCATGAAAAATTGCCTGTTGGAGAATCGGACAAAGCAATAAGCACTTGTGTATCATGCTGAACAAATAGTGCATACTTATTGATTGTACTAATAAAAGCAACTCCCAATCGTCCAACCCACGTATTTTTCCCATCAGGATTTGCCGTTGCCTTTGTCAAAACATCACCTTCAAAATTCCAATTTACAAGATCTGTAGAACTATAACAGGTAACCGACTCAAAAGTGGCATTTTTTAATGTTACTGACGGATTTTTTCGGTAAACATCGGCTTCTTTATACTGCACTCCATACCAATAGTATTTTTTTACGCCTGTTTTGGGATCTGCAAAACGAGAAATCCCTCCTCCCTGACTGTAGATAGGCATCCCTTTTTGAGTATCCCAAAACATATCATTTTTAATGTTTTTTAATTGTGCAGTTACTATAATCGGCAAACCAAACAGCAGTATAATTAAAAATATATACTTTATCTTCAGTTCCAATGCATTCAGATGATTCTTCATATTTATTTTGAGTATTTTTTCCAATGCTAAAATAAATTCATTGTTTTAACAAAATCATCCTGTACTGTCCCGAATGATTATTACGAGATAATCATCATCAGATAATCCTTTTTACTTTTTTGTTTAATATTTAAATCTGACGGCTTGCTATTAACAGGTTCTTAAACTTTGGCCGCCAATCAATATAGCCATTATTTTATGATTATTCTAATTTAAAGATCTGTTCCATTGCTGTCCATTTTTCACCTTTTTTAGCTTCAGGAAGTATTTGCTGAAATCTATCCATCATTTTTTTTCCATTCCTGAACCTTAGAATTTAGTGCATCCATTTGTTGTTTTCTTTTATGAGAATAACTTTCATCCGTTTCAATGATCATAAAAAGATGGTCTGCCGCCAAATAAATTTCCATATCTAAAATACCTGATGCTTTTATGCTCTCGGTAATTTCAGACCAAGCCTTACCTTGAGCATGATGTGCTTTATATTCTTCAATTAATTGAGATTCATTTACTAAATTGCAAGCAAAACAAAAACGTTTTTTATTCATTATCATTATTTTAAAAAATTCAGTTCGTAAACTATTTTAATTTGACTAATAATACGAATCGAAAGGTAATGAAGCTTGAAGCTACTAAAATTGATCTTTTACTTATCAAAAAATGCTTCAAATTAACCCTGGAAGAGGAATTAATCTATCTAATAATCCTAAAGTTTACGAAAAAGAGGCTTACTGCAAAGAATATCGTTCGTTAAATAAAGAAATGAAAACACATCTGAAATTTGAAAACCAAGGCATTCTTCTGCAATTAATTTCTAGATTTCTTGAAGCTAATTATTTCAAATCAGGTCACAACAATAGTATTCCTTCGAAAATTCTTGACAATATGA
Protein-coding sequences here:
- a CDS encoding L-rhamnose mutarotase, encoding MNKKRFCFACNLVNESQLIEEYKAHHAQGKAWSEITESIKASGILDMEIYLAADHLFMIIETDESYSHKRKQQMDALNSKVQEWKKNDG